GGCGGGCGCCCAGGCGAGCCTCGTCAAGTCGTCGAACATCGACCGCTTCGTCGAGGTGCTCGACTCCGTGCTCGACGGACGCGGCATCTTCGATGCCGGCCATCCACGCCGACCCGAGGGCGAGGCCCCCCTCGCCCCGCGCGAGTGCGAGGTGCTGGCGCTCGTCGCGGCGGGCAGGACGAACAGGCAGGTGGCCGCCGATCTCGGCATCTCCGGCGAGACCGTGAAGACGCTGCTCGAGCGGGCCTACACCAAGCTCGGCGTGCACCGCCGCGCCGAGGCGGTGTTGGAGGCACGCAGGCGGGGAGTCGTGTGACACCTCCGTCCGACGAGACGCATGGTCTTCGCGTTGAGTTCGCCGAAGAGGTGCAGTGGCGGCTCGCCGCCCTCGCCGACGCCGTCGGCGGCCCGGACGTCGCCGCCGCCGTCCGGATCGCGCACACGCTGAAGGGCTCGTCGCGGGTGCTCGCGCTCGAGGGCGTGGCCGCGGCGATGGAGCGCGTCGAGCAGGCGCTCGGCGCCGATCCTCCCGACCTGCCCTCGGCGCAGGCGGCGATCGAGTCCGCCCGCGCCGAGGCCGAGCGCGAGCTGCCGGCCGGCGCTGCCGCTCCGGCCGGGGGCTCCCGCGGCACGGGCGAGGAGGCCGAGGCGTGGTCGCGGCTCGTCTCGCAGCTGGCCCACGATCTGCGCACGCCGCTCAACGCGATCTCGGGCTTCGCGCGGCTCTTGCAGATGTCCGAGATCGGCGCCGCCGAGCGGGAGTACGTCGACGCGATCCTCCAGGCGGCGGGGGAGCTCGAACAACGGATCGGCGCCGCCGCCGACGCGTCGGCGGCGGCTCGCCCGGCAGCGGGCGTACCGTCCGCCGCCGCGGAACCGGGTGCCGCGCGGCCTCCGCTGACGGTCCTCTGTGTCGAGGACGACGAGGTCAGCGGCCTGCTCGTCCGGCGCGTACTGGAGCGCCGGCCGGACGTGCGCCTTCTCGTCGCGCGAGGCGGCGAGGAGGGAATCGCGATCGCCGAGGCGCAGCGGCCCGATCTCGTGCTGCTCGATCTGCGGCTCCCCGACGTCGACGGCGAGGAGGTGCTGCGACGCCTGCGCGTGGGCCCCGCCTGGCCGCTGCCCGTCGTGATCGTGAGCGGCGACGCGCAGCTGCCGCGAGCGGCCGCGCTCGAGCAGGCGGGTGCGAGCGGCTACCTCTCCAAGCCCGTCGACGTCGAGCGCCTGCTCGCGCTCGTGGACGGGCTGCGGGCGCGAGAAGGGGCCGCGTCCGACCCCGATTAGGGGACAGCGCCTGCCGCGCGGGCGCCGATGGTGTTCGTGC
This window of the Gaiella occulta genome carries:
- a CDS encoding response regulator gives rise to the protein MTPPSDETHGLRVEFAEEVQWRLAALADAVGGPDVAAAVRIAHTLKGSSRVLALEGVAAAMERVEQALGADPPDLPSAQAAIESARAEAERELPAGAAAPAGGSRGTGEEAEAWSRLVSQLAHDLRTPLNAISGFARLLQMSEIGAAEREYVDAILQAAGELEQRIGAAADASAAARPAAGVPSAAAEPGAARPPLTVLCVEDDEVSGLLVRRVLERRPDVRLLVARGGEEGIAIAEAQRPDLVLLDLRLPDVDGEEVLRRLRVGPAWPLPVVIVSGDAQLPRAAALEQAGASGYLSKPVDVERLLALVDGLRAREGAASDPD
- a CDS encoding response regulator transcription factor, giving the protein MPSAHTAVLVVEDDAIVRSWVREALRSGTYRIAGEASTAAEAEELIRRRHYDVLLVDQFLPDKLGTELVRAVRRSGDERPAVLMTARPHPGLNETAREAGAQASLVKSSNIDRFVEVLDSVLDGRGIFDAGHPRRPEGEAPLAPRECEVLALVAAGRTNRQVAADLGISGETVKTLLERAYTKLGVHRRAEAVLEARRRGVV